The Deinococcus aestuarii genome includes a region encoding these proteins:
- the rpsG gene encoding 30S ribosomal protein S7, producing MARRRRAEVRPIQPDLVYQDVLVSAMINRIMRDGKKNLASRIFYGACRLVQERTGQEPLKVFKQAYDNVKPRVEVRSRRVGGSTYQVPVEVSVRRQQSLTLRWMLSATEGRPERTAIERLAGEIMDAAQGRGGSIKKKDDVERMAEANRAYAHYRW from the coding sequence ATGGCACGTCGCCGCAGAGCAGAAGTGCGCCCCATCCAGCCGGACCTGGTGTACCAGGACGTGCTGGTGAGCGCGATGATCAACCGCATCATGCGGGATGGCAAGAAGAACCTCGCCAGCCGCATCTTTTACGGGGCCTGCCGCCTCGTGCAGGAGCGCACCGGCCAGGAGCCGCTCAAGGTCTTCAAGCAGGCCTACGACAACGTGAAGCCCCGGGTCGAGGTCCGCAGCCGCCGCGTCGGTGGCTCGACCTACCAGGTGCCCGTCGAGGTGAGCGTCCGCCGCCAGCAGAGCCTGACGCTGCGCTGGATGCTCTCGGCGACCGAGGGCCGTCCCGAGCGCACCGCCATCGAGCGTCTCGCGGGCGAGATCATGGACGCCGCGCAGGGCCGAGGCGGCTCCATCAAGAAGAAAGACGATGTGGAGCGCATGGCGGAAGCCAACCGCGCCTACGCGCACTACCGCTGGTAA